Below is a genomic region from Alosa sapidissima isolate fAloSap1 chromosome 19, fAloSap1.pri, whole genome shotgun sequence.
ATGAAATAACCTCAAAAAAATGTTCAACGCACCATGGATACAAAGCCATAGTTACAGGTAACAGTTAAACATGAAATGCTACACCAGACAGTACAGggacacacaggaaaaaaggCCTCTAAATAATGATTTTAGTAAGATACTATTCAAAGAGAAATCATGAGAAATAGAGCTAAATGATGGTTAGTCCTGTGTATCAATTTTGAATGGGATAAATAAATCCATTACAAATCCAGTCACTTCACAGTATGTCACATTCTACCTGAGATTATACACTTACGGTCAAAATTATGGATTACTTCAGCACATACAAAAGTTTGTAGTACCCAGCCATCTGATAATGATCTCACAAATGTTGCCGATGATCTTACATCATGCACTGGCCACATGACTAAAACCTTTTGGATGCAACAAAGCATATCATAAGTCCTGGCCTTTAGTAGAGAATAATGTCACTCAAGTTGGATGGATGTTTGACAATTATTTACAAATACCAAATATGGAACATCTTCAGATGATCATTTCACATGTAGGAAAGCAAAAGCCCAGTGCTCCAGTAGCCAACCACACGTATATTCTGTAATCAAGTATAATCCTAATATCATGTACACCACAAAACAGTTCTGAGTAGACATTCGTTTCTTGAGGTACGTATACTTCCCCGCTTTTGTGTGATGtcgtgtttgcatatgtgtgtgtgagaaagcgtgtttgcctgtgtatgtgaatgggtgaatgtttAAGTGTATGTTTTCTATGCAGCTTAAAGCGAAGGGTCATTGACTGTTTAAATAGCCGAGTCTCCTGCAAAGTATTTCAAAGATCTCAGCGACACACAGCACAACGGTGATGATGGTGAAAATGTACATAGCACTGAGGAAGATGGTCTTCTCAAAGTGCTCAGGCACCATACACTTGGTGAAGTTGTATGCTTTCTCCAGTGCGCTTGCATCACACATGTACAATGGGTGCACTTGGAAGCCAAACAGGTGGCTTTGGAGCCAGAAGGCCACCACTTCAAGAATGATCCGCAGGAGCACAGAGATGATGTAGAAGACAGTGTAGATGGGCCGCTCTAAGATGTCCTCTTGGTCAATGTTCTTGCAAGCAGCGTAGAGGTGGAAAACAGCCCCAGGTACGAGAACGGTCACCAGTTGTAAGGCCCAAAAAACCTTATGAGGAAGGGCAAGAATCTTGTAAGTAATTCTTACATTCATCACTATCATGTCTAAAGTGGAGAAACAGTACTCCAGTGATACAAGGCTAAAAAATGTTATGAGATCTACACATTTTTTAAATGTCATTTAATGACATTCGaaatgcatttcaattgagtatatgtttgtatttctttttctgAACACCACATAaaaacttcaaacactacaataACAAAAAGTAAGGATGGAATTCCTGTACCTGCGGAGTTATCGGTCGAAACTGGTTATAACAGAAGAGGTTGAGTTCCCTGCTGTCTGGGTCACAGCTGAAGTGAAGGGCCTCATTTCCATAAACTGCAAATCCCAGAACCCCCAAGAAGAACATGCGCACAGAGCCAAAGAACAAAGTGTGGAACTGGCCAATCACAGTGGGAGGCCGCAGCTGGATCACAAAAAcaggacagatagatagatacatgaatagatagatagatacacagacagagagacaaacagatagacagacagatggacggACAGACAGTAAGAACACATAGAGAGGCAGATATAAAGAGCAGATTAACATTCAAGGAAATTGGCATATAATTTATCTTGAACAAAAACAGCCCTTTTTCTtaactttaaaaaaacacaacccCATGGTTTATCATTTATGCTATGAAAAACAAACAGTAACCGCAATCCAAATAGGTCAAACTGAGAATCGATACTTTCACACAATCTTGTTGTGACACAGACTAGCCCTCTTTTTTCCCTAGTCTTTACTgataaacaaaacacaacattccCAAATACAGTCCACTGGATACTCACACATCCTTCATAGAAATTCTTGATGTAGTTTAAAGACATTGTTTAGTCCCTTTTCTATAAGTTCTGATAATCTCTGGTGCTTGGCCCTCATTGCCGAACTGCTGGCATCTGTCAAACTTTAGCTGTAACTCTCTGTTGCTCCGAATGACCTTTGCAGCAGTGCAAAGCCCCTGTGAATGCATGTTGCCTTTTCATTCCCCTAGACTTGCACCAGTGTACTCACGAGGTACCCACACCCAACAAAAAGGGCAACACAAAAGCGGTGGACATGTGCTCCCTTCATAATCCCCCCTGACCTCcgtcagcaaaaaaaaaaaacaccgccCTCGCACTACACAGCAAAACAGGTGAGGGGGAGACCACTTCTGGTTAAAGCTTTCTGAAACAAATATATGTTTTGCCTTAAAAACAGTATGGAAAACCAGAACATGTGAAACATACTGATGAACAATGAATAAATATTTGAATGTAAAGCatattggaaaaaaaacacaattaatTTTAGATTTATTAAAGGTCCCATTGGTGTAAAGAGTCAGAACATCTGCAAATGCATTCCAACGCATTCTACAAAAACCCCCTCTGTAAGCCTGGAAAACAAAGTTGAGGTAAACCCAAGCCAAACACATCAGTATTACTCAGACAGAATGCATATGACTCTTCCCCCAGTACGTCAATGGTGAAAGTATCCCCACTAGGCAGGTAGAGGAAGCCcctaaagaaaagaaaaagccaCTGCACCAAGCGGAGTCCAGGTGGTGAGTTGTTGGTCCTCCCCATCTGGTTGGAGTGCAGGGTCTTCCTTCACACCAGCCCTGATCCATCAGAGAGCGAGCTGGAAGCAGGCTCCATCCAGGGTGCGCcgtttcccctctcctcctcccccctcccttcaAGGCAAGCGCAGCACGAGCTCCACAGACAAAGCAGGTCAGATCGACATGATCGGAGGTCTGACGCTGAAAACGGCTGTGGGTGGCGGAGGGCTACTGAGCGGAGGGTCTGAATAGCAGCTGGGCCGTCTGTATACCGTGTGGACAGAGAGCAGAGCCACTGGCCTGTTACAATGCCCTCTCTGCAACAGAAGAGCAGCGAGTCAACATAAAAGCTCCAGGCTTTTCAGCTGGATGACCTGTGTGTGCTCAGTAGCCAAGGGAAAAGAGGAGAACTGCTTTAAATAGAGAGATGGATTCAACAAACCAACACCTCACAAGCCCCTCGGCATTGTAGGCTCTTGTTTTTAATGGCCATGTTTGGTTTACCACACTTGTACAGTATGATTCGGATTCCCAGGATGGCAGAGAAAATAGAATGCTTACTTAGTACATTTTGTTATCAAATATCAAAATAGTGAAGTAAGTCCCCATTTTGTTTTACACTAGTCACTTGGAATAGTTTGTGTAGTGTCTTTACAATTGCTATAAACAACTATAAATATAAACTATAAACAACAATATGATAGACCCACAATGCATCACTGAATGGTAAAGAAGGAGCAGATTTTTTGCAACCATAAAAGAATTGTTGGCCAGCACTAACACAGTCAATGGAATTCAAATTAATTCCACTATGGAACATAAAGTATTGAACATAAAAATAACAGATATAAgataagacagacagacatcaaTCATCATGCTACACAATGTCCTTATGAGATGTCTCAGCATCAAATAGGAAATATTGGTGAAATAACACTGCTGGCTGGATATAGGCCTATTAGCCTACaacaaaacatattttacaatcTACATTCCCTGAGAGGTTTGTCATTTAGGCTATCAATATAAACAGAGGGAAAGATAAAGGAGCCACATGAGAGATTCATAGACATGGTTACATGGTTACATGGTGtggttaaaataaaatatttgaattTGAGTTTGAAAAGGCATGAAAAGGCCCCTATGTAAAACCCACTGAATAAACTGTCCTGACACCTTACCGGTTCTGAGGTGCCACTATATCAACAAAACAAGACCATGACACCAAAAGAACCTTTGTTATTTAGTGGCACAAACACTTCTGTAGCGTATGTGACAAGACACAACGTATGTTAATCTTGCAGGGCTAAACTAGAGAATGACTTGATGATGAGGGTTTGGGCATGATGGGAACCGACTGGCCACCCTGGTGCCCCCGTAAGCCATCTGTGGGCCCTTCATCTTCATAAATGTCAATCAAAGGGGGGTGGGCGGGACTTCAGTCTGTGGTCACTCTTTACTAAACATTTGCACAATATAAAAAAATTGTCAGGCTACCGTTTCAGTCTTTGGTCTACACTAACGTTAGTGTTAAGAGAAAGTAAACAACATATATCCAATGTATGGTGTTTCCATCAGCAAGAGATACTTTTTCCATTACTGGGTAATCTCTCTGACACTCCTTTTATCTTTCGGAGGTTAGTTCTAGTTGCAGCACATGGGTTTATTTTGAGGACTGACTATCGCAGCTGCTGTGTGGgtctgagagtgtgagtgtgtgtgtgtccgtgtgtgtgtccgtgtgtgtgtgtgtgtgtgtgcttcctggCAGCCCCCTCTAACTCCTttccactcctcttctcctcactgCCGGTCCTGGTAAGTAGCACTTCAATATTCCCATTAGTCTTTGACGCCTTGCTGCAATGTACACTGAATAGATCTCATGCATGTTGACTGTTTATATGTGACTGTTTACTTAGTGTACCTGTGTTGTTGTATTACCTCTAAAGTTTAGGCGGAGTGGTATCCAGAGTGAATGTCACATGTTGTCTCTGGGTTAAGTGTGTAAAGATACTCCATATTAGGGGAGAGCATTCTCTTATTTCCCTAGACATTCAGGAAAAGTTAATGACATCAGCAGAGTATGTTGACATAATCATTTGAAATAGACAAGGCTGTTCTGTTCATGTACTTAAGCCTGTTGAAACTTGTTGCCCCATGTCCATGTCCTTGATCTAGTGCTGCTGCAGTAAGATACTAGTTGaatgttgaatgctatttacgTATCTGTTGACTGTTGTCATCCACTAATATTACAAAGAAAATGACTGCTGATAATAATTcgttgtgtgtagtgtttcaTGAATAAAATAGGCCCTGAtggaaaaatggaaaaaaagctCTGGTAACAAATAGATAACTTGACCATATTAAGGAGGTCCCAGAATAGACAGCTGGCCCCAGAACAGGTGCCATGTGCCATGCTTGTGAGAGCAGTAAGATGGCTGAACAGACTGGCTAAATTTAACCAGATAAACACTGTCAAGTCATATGGCTGCATAGTGAGGAGGAGCCACATGGAGTAAACAGTAAACAAGCTCAAGAGCTCAAGATGACTTTTTCCGATTTGAATAGAGAATGTTCTGccaaaaatcacaaaaaaagatTTTATGCTAACTCCAATCTGTTTATAGCAATCCCAGAACAAATGCAGCCTAATGCAGTTGACTAAATAGCTCAAGCAAATTCGTGAGTTGACTGGATGTCAACTTAAAAGTAAACAGCAGAATGTTGCAGTAGCATAATGACACATGTTGTCTatctcactcatacactcatacagGACCCACCTCCCCATCTCCTCTCATTGACCTGACCTCACAATGGAGACATGCCGCAATCCTGCAAAGGGGCCCCTGGAAGAGACGTCGGTGGACCTGACTGATGAGCTGGGCTTGCAGTTGGAGGACATCATCAGCACCTACCAGGTGGTGGAGAAGCCAACAGATGCCGAGGAGGACGCAGGCACCGGGAAGGCTGTGGACTCCCCCCCACAGAAGGGTGGGAGCGCCAAGGATCAGAAGCTGGAGAAGAAGCTGCTCAAAAACCTCGGtaagacattcacaaacaattgTCAGAAATCAATACAGAGCATGTCAGTATTATGGCTTTCACTGTATGTCTCTAAAAGTCATGCAACATCTGAGCCCCCTTAAACTGCTCAAAAGACTGTTCATCTCAGTTTGCTATTAACATGGACAACTCTCCACGCAACACAGATGGGGCAATCTATAGAGGAACACTGTCCAACCACATCTTCAACATCtctgtttatttgttatttCCAAAGAATCCTTTGTTTTGGCTTACACAAGCCCCACAGCCTCAATAATATTGCCCTAAGCATTGCATAGTATATACTGGGCCATGCTCTAATGTAAGAGTGTAATATGCATGACATCTGATTTAACGCACACTCatatggacaaacacacacacacacacacacagcggtcaCCTGGGAGCCCATAAGAACTAGTGTAAATCAGGGTTGTCATATGTAAGATGTGACCATGTTCTCCACGCTCTCCTGTTCCAGGTAAGGATGCCATGCTGCTGATGCAGAGTCTCAACAAGCTGGGCACGCCTGATCAGAAGCTGGACGCTCTCATCAAGAAACATGCTGAGCTGGTGAGGCCTTTAATGTTGATGAGTATACTCAATTCCCCCCTGATATTCCTGATATTCTGGTGAAGAAacctgtgtactgtatatatatcttTGTTTAGTcagcatatactgtactgctAAAGGGATAGTGCCTCTGTGCATCTATATGTTTTGGGTGAAGCATCATATTGCAACATAATAATGTGTCATCATGAATTTGAAAACATGTCATTAATCATTAATCATTGACAAATATTCAAAGACAAGGACAGTGTACTAGTAATATTAGCACCGCATGTTCTTGTGTACTTGTCTATGTTCTCCTAAGCTAAATCCCAACCTCACAACAACATTGCCACCTCAACAACCTCTTGCCTCTTCCATGTGTGACCCGTGTGCAGCTGGAGGAGCACCGTGGCGACCAGAAACAGCTGAAGGTGCTGCAGAAGAAGCtgatgcaggtgatgaaggagAAGGACCAGCTCCAGAGCGAGCACAGCCGGGCCGTCCTCGCCCGCAGCAAGCTGGAGTCGCTCTGCCGCGAGCTGCAGAGACACAACAAGACCCTCAAGGTAGAGGCAAACACCACAGCTAGTGATCACGTGCCATCCATGAAACATAAGGACAATATTGTTTTCCAAGCCTTGGTTTCCTAAGTGTAGCAGTTGATAACTAGGGAACACACCACAGAGAGTGGTTCCATATGTCACCAATCAATCATAAGGACTACTTTACAAGGCCTATGTCCTATGTTTCTTACGTtgtaacacactccacactccacaATTTCCACACTCCCAACATTTTATTGGGAGTGTGTAAAACAAgcataaaaaacaataaaaaatattacTTTAACAGCTTTCACTGTTCATTGTGAAGTGGTGTTTAGTAACAGTGGAAAGAGTCTGTTCACTGAGATTGTGTGTTTTTCCCTGCCCTTTACCTTTCGGTTGTCACCCACTCGCAGGAGGAAACGTTGCAAAGGTGCAGAGAGGATGACATGAAACGGAAAGATATCACCAGTCACTTCCAGAGCACCCTCTCCGACATCCAGGCCCAGATCGAGGAGCACAGCACACGCAACACCAAACTGTGCAAAGAGAACAGTGACCTGGCAGAGAAACTGAAGGGCCTCATTGCACAGTACGACCAGAGGGAGGCGGTAGGGAGCCATCCAAATGGACACAACAGCAAAACAAGCATACTCTTGCATATTTGTACAGTTATATAGCATACTTTTAGGAACAGAAGCACATATACTAGATGGATGACTGGAGGCAAATAATCTAATATAACTGTACTAATTATTAATATAATGGTCATAGGTCGTACAAGTAAGATTAAAAGACACCGTTatttcagtgtaaaaaaatgtttCGCAATATTACAAATATCTTTAAATAAATTGCTGATAATGTATTTCCTCTGCAGAATCTTGAGAAGGTGTTCAAACACAGAGACCTGCAGCAGAAGCTTCTGGAGACTAAACTTTCCCAGGCCAACTTGCTGTTGAAGGAGGCTGAGGAGAAGCATAAAATAGAGAAAGAACTTGTGAGTAGGACAATGAGTGTGAAATGAGTGATTTGGCTTCAATTCCAAATCAAGTCAGATACCAAATACTGTAATATTGAAATCTGGAATTTCACATGGTTATGCATGTGTGATGTGCAAGTTTAAACATCAAATGGAAATATCACATTAGAGTGTGGTATGCATAATGCAATGGATCAGTACTTTATTCTGAAGAAATCTCATGTTAACATTTTGAATGCagtaattaaattaaatgaagcattgttttttgtctgcTGTCAATAGCTCCTGAAGCAGACTGCAGAGGCAAGACTGACAGTGAAACTTCTGAGAGAAGCTGAAAATGACATGAAAGCACAAGTACGCTGCTGATAAACAGATTTGCTTAATTTGATGTATCCGATTTTTTTTATTGACTTTAGCCTGTCTGACTGATGCCCTTTTGCTTTTTGAAGCTTGCTGTGTACTCTGAGAAGTTTGATGAGTTCCAGGGCACTGTGTCCAAAAGCAGTGGTGTGTATGCTAGCTTCAAGCAGGACATGGATAAGGCAAGTCTCGTTTAATAACTGCTGCACATTAACTCATCTGTATGACCACTAATGGTAAAAATGGTAAATAGACTCGGTACTCTTCCGAGCACTCAAAGCACTTTACAGTTTCTTACCTCACATttacccattcacacacacacacactcgatggcagaggctgccatgcaaggtGCCAACCTGCATACTAAGCTCTATCTCTAATAAAGCAATGGGATAAACAGTTCTTTCAGTTGACCTAAGTAAATGAAAGATAATAATTGTGTTGTCTCTTTGTAGATGTCTAAGAAGATGAGGAAGCTGGAGAAAGAGGCAAATGGATGGAAGTCTCGCTTTGATGGCTGCAACAAGGCCCTGGTGGACATGGTCTCAGAAGTAGGTTAATCTACTttaattaaagcaacaccaaataactttccttctgttgcacgcacgctatttgtttatccagcaccggctttgcaaataatgatgtccacagataaggtagaatattttgcatgacttataaaagtacgatgtattgcgacatcagatgcaagtcaaatttgtagttccTTATGTCTCATTCCTTCGAActactgaaacgattttggaaacattattttaaggtataaaaaactctttggtgttgctttaaatgtaatttacagTTGGAAATGTTgaaaagtcaccaaatttgaATGTGTGATTGTTTCATCTCTgctgattttttatttattttgtaaagCACTACTGGGTTCGATGACTTGGCTGTATATTTAACTATCTATTCTGAGACTGAAACAACCCATGTTCACATTCAAAGAGGATCAAAAACATACCATGCTTTTAGAAAGATGGGGGATGTTACCTTCAAAAGGTTTTCTCTGACAGTTAAGATCCACACCAGGGAAAAAGGAGAAATGCTCAGTGAGTTTTCAATTCTAACACTTATTTTTTCTTTGATATGTATCTCAGAAAGTGGTTCGGGACAAAGAAATTGAGCTCATGACAACGAAGAACCAGAAGCTTGAGCAGCTCTGCCGGGCTctgcaggaggagaggaagagcctGCACCAGAAGCTCCAGGGGGCAGACAAGGCCGGAGCCCCCATGGAACAAACACCTGCAGTGGCTACAGCAGAGACACCCGCAGCTGCTCAGGCAGAGACACCTGCAGCTCTTACAGAGGAAAAGCCTGCTACCTCCGGGGAGAAGATGAAGCCTGCAGAGACATCAGAGGAGAAGCCCAAGGAGATGGAGACGCTGGCTCCACCAGCACCTGTTACAACACCAGCTGAGCCACCGAAAGCTGCCGCCGCCACCCCGGTATCCCCACTGACCAAAGAGCTGTCCAGTCTGAAGGCCCAGCAGGCGCGGCTCAAGGAGATTGCCGCCAACTTCACCATCTCTCACATCATACCTCAAGACGTTCTGTTGGCGGCCGGGCAGAGTGACTCTGAGGACGAGGGCGAGCACAAGGAGGCCACAGTGGCCCCACAAGAGCCTGCAGGTGCCAACGTGGTTGCTAGCCCTGAGCAGACACAGAATCAGAGCCCAGAGCTGGAGAAGGAATCTGAGTCCTTACCGGCCCCTGTAGAGGAGCAGCAGAGTGTGGAATCAGTGCAGGTCAATGGGTGCCAAGCAGAGACCCTGGTATCCGAGCAGCAGGAAAAGAGAGATAAGGAGATGGAGAGTGTTGACTAAATATCCTCTAAATGGCTTtcatttttattaaaaaataataacaattttacaTTGACACTGCCTTTCTTTGTAACAATAAAGCCAGCAATAAAGCTCAACTGGATAATTATGGTTGGAGATATGCATCCTGTGTCTGTTTATGGACATGAAAATGATTAGACTGATTAGAATAGAACAAAGTACCATAAAACATGAAGGGGGAAACAATCGATTGTCGTACgcctatatagcctaccgaCTTGAGGTCGCGTTGACACAGGGTTGGGATTGCTTAACTAACACATCTCACT
It encodes:
- the LOC121693273 gene encoding gap junction epsilon-1 protein gives rise to the protein MSLNYIKNFYEGCLRPPTVIGQFHTLFFGSVRMFFLGVLGFAVYGNEALHFSCDPDSRELNLFCYNQFRPITPQVFWALQLVTVLVPGAVFHLYAACKNIDQEDILERPIYTVFYIISVLLRIILEVVAFWLQSHLFGFQVHPLYMCDASALEKAYNFTKCMVPEHFEKTIFLSAMYIFTIITVVLCVAEIFEILCRRLGYLNSQ
- the txlnbb gene encoding taxilin beta b, translated to METCRNPAKGPLEETSVDLTDELGLQLEDIISTYQVVEKPTDAEEDAGTGKAVDSPPQKGGSAKDQKLEKKLLKNLGKDAMLLMQSLNKLGTPDQKLDALIKKHAELLEEHRGDQKQLKVLQKKLMQVMKEKDQLQSEHSRAVLARSKLESLCRELQRHNKTLKEETLQRCREDDMKRKDITSHFQSTLSDIQAQIEEHSTRNTKLCKENSDLAEKLKGLIAQYDQREANLEKVFKHRDLQQKLLETKLSQANLLLKEAEEKHKIEKELLLKQTAEARLTVKLLREAENDMKAQLAVYSEKFDEFQGTVSKSSGVYASFKQDMDKMSKKMRKLEKEANGWKSRFDGCNKALVDMVSEKVVRDKEIELMTTKNQKLEQLCRALQEERKSLHQKLQGADKAGAPMEQTPAVATAETPAAAQAETPAALTEEKPATSGEKMKPAETSEEKPKEMETLAPPAPVTTPAEPPKAAAATPVSPLTKELSSLKAQQARLKEIAANFTISHIIPQDVLLAAGQSDSEDEGEHKEATVAPQEPAGANVVASPEQTQNQSPELEKESESLPAPVEEQQSVESVQVNGCQAETLVSEQQEKRDKEMESVD